From a single Funiculus sociatus GB2-C1 genomic region:
- a CDS encoding cation:proton antiporter has product MMRLLSLANPPVWCFPQPFILANLNETNQQPQANIAELVPILIILLLIATVVALVTQRLRVPYVTGLVLAGLPITELFSRRIGLDPSLVLNLFLPILIFEAGINTDVSRLRSTFKPIALLAGPGAILSSGIIAVLLKFGLGLAWIPALLIGVILANTDTVSMIAVFKEIPVPSRLSTIVEGETLFNDAAALVSFNLILTVYSTGSLTILEGIQQLLFVAVGGSIVGLVLGYLSIPVFIRLHDPLSSLLLTVAVALGTFQIGQSLGVSGAVAVVVAGLIFGNIGLSRSTSASERIALLSFWDYASFAVNTFIFLLIGVEINPVTFWRTLPAVLLAVLAYQIARVLTVYPLLAGVRLFDRPIPFRWQHVLFLGNIKGSLSMALALSLPTTLPGREQLIALVFGAVLISLVGQGVSLPWFVRRLQLSQFSDSRQQVEELQAQLIASKAAQDELDSLLKKGVLPKSVYEEIRAAYQVRVAGAEKALRNLYNRRPGQLVEGDRSKLDAIRRRLLLAEKGALNEAIRQRILSEGIVQGRIKTIDEQLMKLEDD; this is encoded by the coding sequence ATGATGCGTCTTTTATCCTTAGCGAACCCCCCCGTCTGGTGCTTTCCGCAGCCGTTTATTCTCGCTAATCTTAACGAAACAAACCAGCAGCCTCAAGCAAACATTGCAGAGTTAGTCCCGATTCTGATTATTCTCCTGCTAATTGCCACAGTTGTTGCCCTGGTGACGCAACGGCTTCGCGTTCCCTACGTCACGGGTTTAGTGTTGGCAGGTTTGCCGATTACCGAGCTATTTTCTCGTCGGATTGGACTAGATCCTTCTCTGGTTTTGAATCTTTTTCTGCCAATCCTCATCTTTGAAGCTGGCATCAATACAGATGTTAGCCGTCTCCGAAGCACGTTTAAACCAATTGCCCTCTTAGCTGGCCCAGGGGCTATACTTTCCTCTGGGATTATTGCCGTTCTGTTGAAATTTGGACTGGGGCTAGCTTGGATACCGGCGCTACTAATTGGAGTCATTCTCGCAAACACTGATACGGTTTCAATGATTGCCGTTTTTAAGGAGATACCTGTACCCTCCCGGCTTTCGACGATCGTTGAAGGAGAAACCCTATTCAATGATGCTGCCGCCCTAGTTTCATTTAACCTGATTCTGACAGTGTATTCGACAGGTTCGCTCACGATATTAGAAGGAATCCAACAACTGTTATTTGTTGCCGTGGGAGGCAGTATCGTCGGCTTAGTCTTGGGCTACTTAAGCATACCTGTATTTATTCGTTTACACGATCCGCTTAGCAGTCTCTTACTGACAGTTGCAGTTGCATTAGGAACCTTTCAGATTGGGCAATCTTTGGGGGTATCTGGTGCTGTGGCTGTGGTTGTGGCTGGATTAATTTTCGGGAACATTGGGCTTTCTCGCAGCACGTCTGCTTCCGAACGAATTGCGTTGTTGAGTTTCTGGGACTATGCCAGTTTTGCGGTCAATACTTTTATTTTTCTGCTGATTGGTGTAGAAATAAATCCAGTGACCTTCTGGAGGACTTTGCCAGCGGTTCTGCTTGCCGTTTTAGCCTACCAAATCGCGCGAGTTCTCACTGTCTATCCTCTGTTGGCTGGGGTACGTTTGTTTGACCGTCCGATTCCATTCCGTTGGCAGCACGTCCTGTTTTTAGGTAACATCAAAGGCTCTCTTTCAATGGCTCTTGCCCTCAGTTTACCTACAACACTACCGGGGCGAGAGCAGTTGATCGCTTTAGTGTTTGGTGCGGTGCTGATATCTCTCGTTGGGCAGGGGGTAAGTTTACCTTGGTTTGTACGGCGGTTGCAGTTATCTCAGTTCTCAGATTCTCGCCAGCAGGTTGAGGAATTGCAAGCTCAGTTGATTGCTTCTAAGGCGGCTCAAGATGAACTGGATAGTCTATTGAAAAAAGGGGTTTTGCCAAAAAGTGTTTACGAAGAAATCCGAGCCGCATATCAGGTACGAGTGGCAGGGGCAGAAAAAGCGCTGCGGAATCTTTATAATCGTCGTCCGGGACAATTAGTTGAAGGCGATCGCTCGAAACTTGACGCCATTAGACGACGATTGCTATTGGCAGAAAAAGGAGCGTTGAATGAGGCAATTCGGCAGCGAATTCTCTCTGAGGGAATTGTGCAAGGGCGGATAAAAACGATTGATGAACAACTGATGAAACTAGAAGATGATTAG
- a CDS encoding potassium channel family protein codes for MYVLIGGAGLVGLDLAERLVELGHTVAVIDIDPSACRYAREEVGAMAFEGSAVSTEVLLEAGIHKADAVAAVLRHDALNLAMVTLAKHYGVSHIVSRMRHRDFAEPLRLVGASHIISTVDLGVSTMVNAIEYPEVESMMHFEQGQIEVLKLSIPEKCYVVGLTVAEIAQEPQFPTGSLIIGYQSHPHMDLEIPNGSTVLEPGATILMVTKPGSLHQAIDFINGCT; via the coding sequence ATGTACGTACTCATTGGCGGAGCCGGACTTGTTGGGTTGGATTTGGCGGAACGGCTAGTAGAGCTGGGGCATACCGTCGCCGTAATTGATATCGATCCGAGTGCCTGCCGTTATGCCCGCGAAGAAGTCGGCGCAATGGCTTTTGAAGGCAGTGCTGTCAGTACCGAAGTGCTATTAGAAGCCGGGATTCACAAAGCTGATGCCGTAGCAGCCGTTCTCCGGCACGATGCCTTAAATCTAGCAATGGTCACTCTCGCTAAACACTACGGCGTTTCCCATATTGTGAGTCGAATGCGCCACCGTGATTTTGCCGAACCTCTACGCCTTGTCGGGGCTTCTCATATCATCAGTACCGTCGATTTAGGAGTTTCCACAATGGTGAATGCGATTGAGTATCCTGAAGTAGAATCAATGATGCACTTTGAGCAGGGTCAAATAGAAGTTTTAAAACTCTCGATTCCAGAAAAGTGCTATGTTGTCGGTCTTACCGTTGCTGAAATCGCTCAAGAACCCCAATTTCCTACAGGCTCTTTAATTATTGGTTATCAATCCCATCCCCACATGGATTTAGAGATTCCCAACGGGAGTACAGTGTTAGAACCGGGAGCGACGATATTAATGGTGACGAAGCCAGGGTCATTACATCAAGCCATTGATTTTATCAACGGTTGTACCTAA
- a CDS encoding cysteine hydrolase family protein produces MSEPLLVVDVQPGFINEFTHHIPQRIARAIARSHYTPLLFTRFINSENGPYSRFLDWDGCNHEPDTNIVPELETFAEEDLIFSKSGLCGLPDSLADYLSKQDIKRIFIVGIDTDMCVLKIAMDLFDISVEPIILTDCCASTAGLQAHLAGLAVLSRNIGAMRLREAGVSDGWLAAPVETAK; encoded by the coding sequence ATGTCCGAGCCATTACTGGTCGTTGATGTGCAACCCGGTTTCATCAACGAATTCACGCATCACATCCCACAACGCATCGCCCGCGCGATCGCGCGATCGCACTATACACCGCTTTTGTTTACTCGGTTTATCAACTCGGAAAATGGGCCATATAGTCGCTTCCTCGACTGGGACGGCTGCAACCACGAACCAGACACAAACATTGTCCCGGAACTCGAAACTTTTGCAGAAGAAGACCTCATTTTTTCCAAGTCGGGACTATGCGGGCTGCCGGATTCTTTGGCAGACTATCTCTCAAAGCAGGATATTAAGCGCATCTTCATCGTCGGTATCGATACCGATATGTGCGTGTTAAAAATTGCAATGGATCTTTTTGACATCAGCGTAGAACCAATTATACTAACCGATTGCTGCGCTAGTACGGCAGGCTTGCAAGCTCACTTGGCAGGGTTAGCGGTACTCAGCCGCAATATCGGTGCTATGCGGCTGCGGGAAGCTGGTGTCAGCGATGGGTGGTTGGCTGCGCCTGTAGAAACGGCAAAATAA
- the clpS gene encoding ATP-dependent Clp protease adapter ClpS — MTSRLSAVDAIASAPIQAPERSSQVVRKQYPNYKVIVLDDDFNTFEHVHECLVKYIPQMTSDRAWEHTYEVHFEGQALVWVGPQEQAELYHEQLSRAGLTMAPLEAA, encoded by the coding sequence ATGACTAGCAGACTTTCAGCGGTTGACGCGATCGCCTCTGCACCAATTCAAGCTCCTGAACGGTCTAGTCAAGTTGTCCGCAAACAATATCCCAATTACAAAGTCATCGTTTTGGACGATGATTTCAATACGTTTGAACACGTTCACGAGTGCTTGGTGAAGTATATTCCCCAGATGACGAGCGATCGCGCTTGGGAACACACCTACGAAGTCCACTTTGAAGGTCAAGCACTCGTTTGGGTTGGCCCCCAAGAGCAAGCAGAACTTTACCACGAGCAACTTTCTCGCGCTGGGTTAACTATGGCTCCTCTGGAAGCGGCGTGA
- a CDS encoding acetylornithine/succinylornithine family transaminase: MSLETLVENPSIPAESGVSVPYDPEGFDTSVMSTYGRYPLALERGAGCRLWDTEGREYLDFVAGIATCTLGHAHPALVETVTRQIQTLHHVSNLYYIPVQGELAKWLIEHSCADRVFFCNSGAEANEGAIKLARKYAHTVKGIQKPIILTAHASFHGRTLATITATGQPKYQKNFAPLMPGFFYVPYNDIGAIKNAIATLDEGDQNVTAIMLEALQGEGGVRPGDVEYFQELRKICDDNDILLILDEVQVGMGRSGKFWGYENLGIEPDIFTSAKGLGGGIPIGATMCKKFCDVFQPGDHASTFGGNPFACAVALTVCQTLEKENLLANVQERGEQLRAGLKAIASKYPDQISEVRGWGLINGMELNTETQLTSADVLKEAIANGVLLVPAGPKVIRFVPPLIVSAQEIDQALQAVEKAMAIITNG, encoded by the coding sequence GTGAGTCTAGAAACTCTGGTTGAAAATCCCTCAATTCCGGCAGAGTCAGGTGTGTCTGTTCCGTATGATCCAGAAGGCTTTGACACCTCCGTGATGAGTACCTACGGGCGCTATCCTCTAGCTTTAGAACGGGGTGCGGGTTGCCGCCTATGGGATACCGAGGGGCGCGAATATTTGGACTTTGTTGCCGGAATTGCCACTTGTACCCTCGGACACGCTCACCCAGCCTTGGTGGAAACCGTAACGCGGCAAATTCAGACGCTGCACCATGTCTCTAACTTGTATTACATCCCGGTGCAAGGGGAATTGGCAAAATGGCTAATTGAGCATTCTTGTGCAGATCGGGTGTTTTTCTGCAATTCTGGGGCTGAAGCAAACGAGGGGGCAATCAAACTGGCTCGGAAATACGCCCACACGGTCAAAGGGATACAAAAGCCGATTATTTTGACTGCTCACGCCAGCTTCCACGGGCGCACGTTGGCGACGATTACCGCCACAGGTCAACCGAAGTATCAGAAAAATTTTGCCCCGTTGATGCCGGGATTTTTCTACGTGCCTTACAACGATATTGGGGCGATCAAGAATGCGATCGCTACCCTCGACGAAGGCGATCAAAACGTCACCGCAATTATGCTGGAAGCTTTGCAGGGAGAAGGTGGCGTGCGTCCCGGCGATGTCGAATACTTCCAAGAATTGCGGAAAATCTGCGATGACAACGACATCTTGCTGATTTTAGATGAAGTGCAAGTCGGGATGGGTCGCAGCGGCAAATTCTGGGGATATGAAAATCTGGGAATTGAGCCGGATATCTTCACTTCTGCTAAAGGATTAGGCGGCGGCATCCCGATTGGTGCCACAATGTGCAAGAAGTTCTGCGATGTCTTCCAGCCGGGAGATCATGCCAGCACCTTTGGCGGAAACCCTTTTGCCTGTGCTGTGGCTTTAACTGTTTGTCAAACCTTAGAGAAAGAAAATCTGCTTGCTAATGTGCAAGAACGCGGCGAACAGTTAAGGGCCGGGTTGAAAGCGATCGCATCTAAATATCCCGACCAAATTAGCGAAGTGCGCGGTTGGGGTTTAATTAACGGTATGGAATTAAATACCGAAACTCAGCTAACGAGTGCTGATGTCCTCAAAGAAGCGATCGCTAACGGTGTGTTACTCGTCCCCGCAGGCCCCAAAGTAATCCGCTTTGTGCCGCCGCTAATTGTATCAGCTCAAGAAATAGACCAAGCCTTGCAAGCAGTTGAAAAAGCAATGGCAATTATAACTAACGGCTAA